The following is a genomic window from Patagioenas fasciata isolate bPatFas1 chromosome 1, bPatFas1.hap1, whole genome shotgun sequence.
ACAATAATAGTTTGTAATGATGGGTGCAGTGTTCTATTGCAGCAACAATTAGGCAGTTTAGGGAGCATAAGTCAGGTAACTCATGTCAGTGTGCGACAGACAGGATGGGCGGGCCATGGGAACCTTGGTGGGCAGCGGCAACACACCTTTCTTCCGCCCTTATTTTCCACATGCTCCCTATGGCTGTAAAGAGAGCAGCAGGTAGGCCCAATACGGCCTAAGGCACAACCAcctcaactttttttttactttttttttttttcccctgctgcctGTTGTTGCAATGGCACAAACGCTTGCTCCTAGAAATGTCAGTCAGGCGGGAGGCCGCAGTGAGAGCACCGGGGAAACCAAACCGCCCGGGGGCTCCGGGCAGTTGGAGGGGGAGCCCGGCTGGAAGTCCCGGAGGGCGGGTGGGCTGCCGGCAGGTGCTGCGGCCGGCGAAAACCTCGCTCCCCGATGCCGCCGCTCCCCCTGGCTCCTGCTCCCGGCGCGGCCCGCGGGGCGTGTCCCGggcagccccgctccgccccagcccggcggggccgcgggcgccGCGGCAGCGGACGGGGCAGGGCCGGGCGCCGGGGAGCGGCGGGCAGCGCCATGGGGCTGGAGACGGAGAAGGCGGACACCCACATCTTCATGGACGACGATAACTTTCCGCGCAGCGGCGGCCCCGCGCTCTCGGAGGCAGAGAAGTGCGCGGAGGACGAGCTGGACCGCGACCCCCACGGGATGAACTCCCACCTCCAGGTGCGCCCCAAACCGCGGCCACGGGGCCCGGCTCGACGGGAGCTGCGCCgagccgcggggcgggcggggccggggccggcgccggggccggggctctcggtggggcggcgggcgggggtaCCCGGCGGTCTCCCCGCGTCCCAGTTCCGCGTAACGGCAGAGCTGCTACTTGTTCCAGCTGGAGTTCGAGGATGTGATTGCGGAGCCCGAACTAACCCACTCCTTCGACAAAGTCTGGATCTGCAGCCACGCTCTCTTTGAGCTCAGCAAGTACCTGATCTACAGGCTCTTGACGCTGGTCCTGGCCATACCGTTGGCCCTGGTGGTGGGGATCCTCTTCGCCGTGCTCAGCTGTCTGCACATCTGGTAAGTGCGTTTTGTTGCTGCCAGTGTGTGGGCTCTGCAGGCAGCTCAGCAGACCTCTCCTCTTGTAGCATTACTGCCAAACTATTGATCACTGTCTTTACAACCAGTAGTCAGATCAGCCTATGTtatctgttttaattttaaagggaaataaattagaatgttttctctgtgattcagttcccagtcttgtttttacCAGCAGGCTGTCCTGTCTGTGTAAGCTTCTTGGGGCAGAGAGCCTATTTTACCATTTGTATGGTACCTACTGTAATGCATTCCAGCCTTGGCTGGCTTCTGGAGTAAAAACAATGATTgcttgttttattgtttgtttggtttagtttgttttgttttgtttttaagctaaTTGTTATTAGATGTCTATTTGAAATGAAAGTCCTGGGCAGATGTATTACTCAACCTGACATCTTCTCAGTTTGGTTacctctttcatttcttttctcacAGACTGAAGAAAGCTTTTGAGGGCCCAGCTCATACTTTCTTTGCTAGTGCCACAAAATCTACTGTCAATGCTTTGCATCTGGTCCATGGCCATCTCTAGGTGCATGCCCCAAAGCATTTCTACCTAAGCAAAGAACCCCCACTGAGCTCAGGAAAGCTGCTTCTGGCCATAGCCCAGTTTCACAGGCAAATACAGGAGCCCTCCAAGTCTCAGCAAACCTGGTGTACTTTAATCAGAATATACTGACAAAATATCAGGCTAGAGTACCTTGAGATCACAAAGGCAGATGACTGTGGAGAAGGAAGAAAGGCAGGGGAAAGAAGGAGGTTGAGGAAAGAACAGGTAATTCAGCAGGCCACAAAGGAAGGGGCGAATACAGATTATCAATGTCATTCCCGCAAACCAGTGGGCAGTCTCATTTGGCTTGGGTAACACTGGGACCATGAAGAAGttgttaaggaaaataaaatacaattcagAAACTGAGAAACAAACTCAAAGCAATAGGAATACATTGGATGTCTTAACCTGTGGTTGCAATCTTTTGGATGCagatttcagttttcaaaagtgAAATGGAAGTTTGTATCGATGACATTGTCATGAGCTACTTCAAAAAGTATTAACTTGAAATTTGAAGCATAAAGTTTGCATAATATCTAAAGGAGTTGCAGTCTAGTTTAGAGCTGCTCACCTGCTGCTCCACAAATTATGAACATTGTATAGTGTGCCCAAAAGTGTGTGTCTGTCAGCTGTCACTGTGCTGTACTGTACCATGTTACTGCAAAAGGATTTGGTGGGCATAGAGATTTCTGGTGGTGGAATATCTCTGAAAGAATTCATTGTTGCCCAGTTTATTAAGACTCTAGTAAGTTTTTGTGCTTCAGAATGATCTTGTATCTGGATTTCACAGCCTGGATACACAGACATGAGTTTCACTGAACCAGGCCTCAGAGGTCAGTTTATATTTACGCAAGTAGTCCCCAGTGGCTCTCAGGAACTGTGGGTTCTCAGTACATCTGAAATAGTACTGTCTGAATGTGGCACTGGGTTTGAAAAGTTTCCCTTGACTTTCTGTGAATGCATTTGCTTCCCCAATGACTACTTTTCTTTCCCACTACTGAAGTGATATTTCATTTTGATCTTCCTTGCGCCTGGGATGGGTGTGAAAGAATCGTGTAACTCAGTAGCACTATCTGCACTCCCATGGCCCCATCCAGTGCTACTATCCAAGGCCAGCACAGCCTCCTCTTCCCACAGCCAACACAAAGGTGAAACACACTGAGAATAAGTCATCTTCTCTGCAGCTCTCCATGTTCCAGATTTCTTGGGAGTAAGAAGTTCAAAGTTTCTGCATTTGAGAGGGTAGCACAGGAGCAGTGCCAGTATAGGGACCCTAAACACATGGTACTGGCTCCCATTGGATGtgagaaatatagtaactcctGGTTTTGTGGGTGACAGGGAGTTCTGTTAGAACTCTGTCTAGAGCTCTTGAAACGTCATGGGAAAATCCTGGGCTCACGCTCACATGTGGCTGCCTGCAGGAGGGCTTGTCACAGCTTCTGTGCCTCACTTTCCTCATCCAAACCAGTGAGGTTATGATGTTGATCTGTCACAGAGGAGCCTTTCCCAAGGCTAAATTCGAACATGTTTCAACAACTTTGAAAGTTGTTTGGAAGTTTGTGCTCAGGCACAAAGCTCTGTTGATTGTCACACAtgctgttgcactttgtcagcaTGCTGAAAACCCACAAAAGTCTGGCTCAGTTCAGTGTTCCTCGTGCATCAAGGACACCTCGTGAGTTGTACCCCTCATACCTGTTACTAAGTGTTGTCTTTTGCCAGCAAAAAGATTGCTAAAGAATGAAGCAAATATGTGAGACTTAatggaagacaaaaagaaagcTGAGTAAGAAATATGTAATAATACACTCAAATTTTCGTTTTTATCTTTGAAGATGGAGCATGTTctgttcctgttctccagctgactgCTGGAGCCAGCATCCAGTTTTACACTATCTGATAAGAAATACTGATGGGCTGAAAGTGTGCCAGATACCAGTTTGGTGACCTACAAGAAAGCCAGTTCAAGGAAGGCTACTTCTGCACATTTCTTCTCCTTTACTGATGACTGTCATTCTCACCACAGACAGAATTCGGTAGAATTTGGCAGACTGAGTTTTAACACCTTTCTGTGAAAGATGTGCTTAGATTGAGGCTGTTAAGGTAATTGATTTTTGGATATGAGCAGAACACTGCTGGTTTTCCAGGCAGCACATGCAAAATCATTATCTTTATTATAGATCAGGGACTGGTTCTTGTTCCAAGCCACATGTTTGCCACCTCTTGGAAATTAACACTTGAATCTCATATATGCTTTTTTTGTAGTCTTGACTGAATGATGTTCAGGTATATTGCATATTTATGCTAAGAATCAGTGTTTCATTTGAGGATCCCTAACTTGACTCCTGGATCTGAGATGGACTCTAAAGCACAAGGACTCAGCCAGCTTTATGCCCTTGTCATCAGCTGGAGCAGTAGGTACTTGGAGCTGCTCTCAGCTTGAGATTCCATTCGCAGTACTATGATGTAGCCAGGGACTTAACATGCAGAGAAGATATGGATATGCATCGCCTCTTACCTCTTTCTCTACAACTCCATGTACATAATTTACTGCTATCATACTCAACCCCAAAAATGTCTCCCTACTGGCTCTCTGAAATCAAAAGAAATTACAATACAGCTGTGCCATGAAGACCCACCTTATCATCTGGTTTTGCCTTCATGTCTCTTCATTCATGTCCAGTATATATCCCTTGTCCTCTGAAGAGGCAGAAGGTGGATGTCGTCTTGCTTCCTCTTTAGTTTTATCTTTTCCAGTCTACCTAGGTCCTGGGATATCTAAGGTTTGATGTTAATGCACTTCATGTACTATGTATGGGTCCTGGAAGGCTTTCGTGGTCATCTCTTGCCTCACTTATAAATACCCTAAGTGTTAATGGGACTTGACAAGAAACTCTGCAACTGCTAGGTTAAATTTAGCCATCTGCTCAGAATGCTTGCTAGTATTGTAGAGCAATGCAAGACCTTTAAGTCAAAATCATGTTGTAGTACATGTACATACTTGGAATTAGATAATTTAACCACTGAATGGTATAGCATTTGCAAAATAGCATTAAGATGTGTCTGAGGttccattttgaaaaaaaactttATGGGAGAAGGTGTGATTCTTCACTTTGAAGTAGGAATTTAATTAATAGTGAATGACTACTCCAACCATATTGATCAACTCTGAAAAACTGAGCTGCTCTAAACTGAAAATACCCTTATCAGTGGGACTTAAATTGCGCTCTGCCATTTCCAAGAGGTGTTCAGATTAGCAGAAAGGAAGTGGCATGAGCAAAAGTGAGAAATGTTATTGGGTATAATTTTGTAGATGGCATGCCTTGAACAGAAAGAAGAGAGAGTAGAATAGGATGGAAAAAAATGGGGTATTTTTTTCTTATCACTTCAGCAGTTCCCAAAAGAGGTCATTCCTTCTACTTAGTGAAAGGATAGGTATTTTATGACACATATGCATAGCAAGATTCAGTGAGAGGTCATACAGGTAGTTGAGATACCTTGGCTACACTTCAGCTTAGATGCCAAATTCAACAGAGCTTTGATTTTCTTCCCAACGCTGTATCATGTGGTAACACTAGTAGTACCAGTGTTGCAGTAAATGTTGATATCCTTGGGATACACTGACTTTGCTTCCGCTGTCAGACATTACTCAAGCAAGCAGTTACCATCTCTGCCAATAGAAGTGCAGACTGGGGTAAACCCACAGTATGTACACAGTAATGTTTCTTTGACAGGTCACAAAAACAAGTACATGGCTTCTAATGGTGCCTGGCTATTTACTTTTAAAGTGTGCTGGGTCAGTCAATGGAAGACACAGCACATCCCCTGA
Proteins encoded in this region:
- the CAV2 gene encoding caveolin-2 codes for the protein MGLETEKADTHIFMDDDNFPRSGGPALSEAEKCAEDELDRDPHGMNSHLQLEFEDVIAEPELTHSFDKVWICSHALFELSKYLIYRLLTLVLAIPLALVVGILFAVLSCLHIWIVVPFVKTCLMVLPSVQTVWKSLTDVFVVPFFQSIGRCFAMVNIRLDQE